GCTTTTATTAAAACCGCTGTAGATAATATAGTCGAGGCAGGCAATTACCCGGCAAAGGTTATAGCCACAACAGACCGCGCAGAAGCGTTAAAAGACGCCGATGGGATTGTTATTACCATTCTTCAGGGCGGGGTCGATGTCTTCAGAAACGATGTCGAAATCCCAATGAAGTATGGCATCGATATAAACGTCGGCGATACGCGCGGGCCTTCCGGCATTTTCAGAGCATTAAGAACCATACCGGTGATGCTGGACATCTGCCGTGATATCGAGCGATACTGCCCGAACGCAATTGTCCTAAACTATACCAACCCAATGGCAATGCTCTGCCGCGCAATGCAGGGTGCCGGCAATGTGAAAGTAACGGGCCTTTGCCACAGCGTTCAGGCGCTGGCCGGAATACTTGCCCGATGGATCGGGGCTCCCGAGGAAGAGACTACATATCGCTGCGCGGGGATAAACCATCAGGCATGGTATCTCGACTTCAAATGGAACGGCAAGGACGCATATCCTCTGGTCCGCGAGGCTATGAAGAGGTCCGAAGTATACAACGAAGAGAAAGTCCGAAACGAGATGTTTATCCACCTCGGCTATTATGTCACCGAGTCGAGCGGGCATAGCTCTGAGTATGTCGCCTGGTTTCGCAAGCGGCCAGAGCT
The Armatimonadota bacterium DNA segment above includes these coding regions:
- the melA gene encoding alpha-galactosidase; the encoded protein is MAKIAFIGAGSFLFTRGLVRDILTFPALKDSTIALMDIDKERLAFIKTAVDNIVEAGNYPAKVIATTDRAEALKDADGIVITILQGGVDVFRNDVEIPMKYGIDINVGDTRGPSGIFRALRTIPVMLDICRDIERYCPNAIVLNYTNPMAMLCRAMQGAGNVKVTGLCHSVQALAGILARWIGAPEEETTYRCAGINHQAWYLDFKWNGKDAYPLVREAMKRSEVYNEEKVRNEMFIHLGYYVTESSGHSSEYVAWFRKRPELIERYCSSGTGNYGKHAMIVDRYADVEKTWRDNIKKDLQQPVDLNRGNEYAASIFNATIGDGDLFEFNGNVRNFGLIDNLPEGCCVEVPVLASKRGLDPMHIGPLPAQLALLNNISARCEELAVEGCLAGDPTMVFQAILFDPLTSALLSMQEIKNMVDEMFEANKDWLPQFKHIE